In a genomic window of bacterium:
- a CDS encoding methylcobamide--CoM methyltransferase gives MTQTQRLLAALRREPTDRPPVICPGGMMSVATVEAMDLSGCHWPQAHCDLDQMVRLALAVTDEGGMENLAVPFCMTVEAEALGAEVDFGDRLTQPRVSREPCATSQDLLSASLSPIADSPRAQVVLQAMRQLRTARPGTPVLGNLVGPMSLAASLVQPDRFLKEMIREPRAVAEVLERLSDLLAAFGQEQIAAGAEVMVIADPTATGEIVGPRLFERLVLPPLSRLIQALRAAGSPVIVHVCGNVMPLAPLLPRLEADCVSVDAVVSLRRLRGELPDMPLMGNLDALVLEAGPPERIAHWTRHVGLRRADIIAPACAVVPTTPLAHLRALAQAARDPIAK, from the coding sequence TTGACCCAGACACAGCGACTCCTGGCGGCCCTGCGCCGCGAACCCACCGATCGCCCGCCGGTCATCTGCCCCGGCGGGATGATGTCGGTCGCCACCGTCGAGGCGATGGACCTCTCAGGCTGCCACTGGCCGCAGGCCCACTGCGACCTCGATCAGATGGTGCGGCTCGCGCTGGCGGTGACCGACGAGGGCGGGATGGAGAACCTGGCGGTGCCCTTCTGCATGACGGTCGAGGCCGAGGCGCTCGGGGCAGAGGTGGACTTCGGGGATCGCCTCACGCAGCCCCGCGTCAGCCGCGAGCCCTGCGCGACCTCGCAGGACCTGCTCAGCGCTTCCCTCTCCCCCATCGCCGACAGCCCGCGCGCGCAGGTGGTGCTGCAGGCCATGCGGCAGCTACGGACGGCCCGCCCCGGGACGCCCGTGCTGGGCAACCTCGTCGGCCCGATGTCGCTCGCGGCGTCACTGGTGCAGCCGGATCGCTTCCTCAAGGAGATGATCCGCGAGCCGCGGGCCGTGGCCGAGGTGCTGGAGCGTCTCAGCGACCTGCTGGCCGCTTTCGGCCAGGAGCAGATCGCCGCCGGCGCCGAGGTCATGGTCATCGCCGACCCGACGGCCACGGGCGAGATCGTCGGTCCGCGCCTGTTCGAGCGGCTGGTGCTGCCGCCCCTCTCACGGCTGATTCAGGCGCTGCGCGCGGCGGGGTCCCCGGTCATCGTGCATGTGTGCGGGAACGTCATGCCACTGGCGCCGCTGCTGCCGCGACTGGAGGCCGACTGCGTCAGCGTGGACGCCGTCGTCAGCCTCCGCCGCCTGCGCGGGGAACTGCCGGACATGCCGTTGATGGGCAATCTGGACGCCCTGGTGCTGGAAGCCGGGCCGCCCGAGCGGATTGCGCACTGGACGCGCCATGTCGGGCTCAGGCGCGCCGACATCATCGCCCCCGCCTGCGCGGTCGTGCCCACGACGCCGCTGGCCCATCTGCGCGCTCTGGCGCAGGCGGCGCGCGACCCGATAGCGAAATAG
- a CDS encoding Gfo/Idh/MocA family oxidoreductase yields the protein MSPLKVAVIGLGRAGLNIHIARMRNDDRFRITGVTDWVPERVQEVTADLGCPGFPDAATLIAQAEADAIVVASASDSHPDVTCDVLRSGRHAICEKPMATTAADARRMIATARETGQLLFMHHNRRFGQEFLHLKHIVESQRLGEVFEVRMRELRFVRRFDWQTLSRFGGGVINNAGSHYLDLGMQLLGAPVVKVTCDLKQIASAGDVEDHVKVVLTAANGRVYDLEISMACAFAEPKWTICGRHGTMTSDGRTSHLKWFDPAQLAPITADPGAASNRRYDNDDVIPWQEEQIEATAPGIGDFYDNFWGVVREGQEMVVKAEEAAEVVRVIEECKRVSGFYDQPRPVI from the coding sequence ATGTCCCCGCTCAAAGTCGCCGTCATCGGTCTCGGCCGCGCCGGGCTGAACATCCACATCGCCCGCATGCGCAACGACGACCGCTTCCGCATCACGGGTGTGACCGACTGGGTCCCCGAGCGCGTCCAGGAGGTCACGGCCGACCTGGGCTGCCCGGGCTTCCCCGACGCGGCCACGCTGATCGCGCAGGCCGAGGCCGACGCCATCGTCGTCGCCAGCGCCTCCGACTCGCATCCCGATGTCACCTGCGACGTGCTGCGCAGCGGGCGCCACGCCATCTGCGAGAAGCCGATGGCCACGACCGCCGCCGACGCCCGCCGCATGATCGCCACCGCGCGCGAGACCGGCCAACTGCTCTTCATGCACCACAATCGCCGCTTCGGCCAGGAATTCCTGCATCTCAAGCACATCGTCGAGAGCCAGCGGCTCGGCGAGGTGTTCGAGGTGCGCATGCGCGAGCTGCGCTTCGTGCGTCGGTTTGACTGGCAGACCCTCAGCCGCTTCGGCGGCGGCGTCATCAACAACGCCGGCTCGCATTACCTGGACCTGGGGATGCAACTGCTCGGCGCGCCGGTCGTGAAGGTTACCTGCGACCTCAAGCAGATCGCCTCGGCGGGCGACGTAGAGGATCACGTGAAGGTCGTGCTGACGGCTGCCAATGGCCGCGTGTACGACCTGGAGATATCCATGGCATGCGCCTTCGCGGAGCCCAAGTGGACGATCTGCGGCCGGCACGGCACCATGACCAGCGACGGCCGGACCTCGCATCTGAAGTGGTTCGACCCGGCGCAGCTTGCGCCCATCACTGCCGACCCCGGCGCGGCCAGCAACCGCCGCTACGACAACGACGATGTCATCCCCTGGCAAGAGGAGCAGATCGAGGCCACGGCCCCGGGGATTGGCGACTTCTATGACAACTTCTGGGGCGTGGTGCGCGAGGGGCAGGAGATGGTCGTGAAGGCGGAGGAAGCCGCCGAGGTCGTGCGCGTCATCGAGGAGTGCAAGCGCGTCAGTGGCTTCTACGACCAGCCGCGTCCGGTGATCTGA
- a CDS encoding DEAD/DEAH box helicase: MNAEAFLEHYTNTRRYRDQVVEVVELPERPARFGELSEPLAEPVAAALAGSGIEQLYVHQVQAIEHLRAGLSVVIVTGTASGKTLCYNIPVVETILADPLATALFIYPTKALAQDQLRGLERFTSKRKGGIKFLAGTYDGDTPAPQRRKLRDNGAIVLTNPDMLHQAILPHHARWAKFFSHLQYVVVDEVHAYRGVFGSHLANVMRRLQRICRHHGCDPQFVCCSATIANPVEHASRITGQAMELVDDDGSPRGAKRFVLWNPPVIGEVAAEGPATSRPAVRASDALPDAKDEAQRTAGRILSGPSNVNVTAGGERRGPIGEAIELLTNLVREEIQTIAFVRTRLAAELISRGARDNLSHVSPRFSEKVQAYRGGYLPEERREIERRLASGDILGVASTNALELGIDIGSLDACLMVGYPGTIASAWQQAGRAGRGADEALVFLIADNAPIDQYLMQHGEYLFAKNPEQAVIDPDNPHVAIGHLKSALYELPVPDDEVGLFGEYAEALLEILEEQKLVRHLGGRWYWANEEYPAAQVNLRNIGGPVYNILDASSDNRVIGTMDEVSAFSQLHKHAVYLHDAQSYLVTDLDIPNASAYVERRDLDYYTQAVTSSRLQIQDTDEERQWHEGTLGLGPVTVTTTIPMFKKVKYHSRDSLGFEHLEMPPQILETVSLWLAPPDACLDAVRKHQLVPAEGLIGIANCMVEVAPMFVMCDVQDVGVVVDASNLGRDALFLYDRYPGGMGYAERCADAMERLVAAVHEVISNCPCEDGCPSCVGAALPSFALTDIDSGTRGRIPDKQAALVITHHLLGLEPYVPKARPETGEAGEAVEEPPVAEQAPEPPKPLDMRRRLSEIERKRKQE; encoded by the coding sequence ATGAACGCTGAAGCCTTCCTGGAGCACTACACCAACACCCGCCGCTACCGCGACCAGGTCGTCGAGGTCGTGGAGCTGCCCGAGCGTCCAGCGCGCTTCGGCGAGCTGTCCGAGCCGCTCGCGGAGCCTGTTGCGGCCGCGCTGGCCGGCTCCGGCATCGAGCAGCTCTATGTCCACCAGGTGCAAGCCATCGAGCATCTGCGCGCCGGGCTGAGTGTCGTCATCGTCACCGGCACGGCGAGTGGCAAGACGCTGTGCTACAACATCCCGGTGGTCGAGACGATCCTGGCCGACCCGCTGGCCACGGCGCTGTTCATCTACCCGACCAAGGCCCTGGCGCAGGACCAGTTGCGCGGGCTCGAGCGGTTCACGAGCAAGCGCAAGGGCGGCATCAAGTTCCTGGCCGGGACCTATGACGGCGACACACCGGCGCCGCAGCGGCGCAAGCTGCGCGACAACGGGGCGATCGTCCTGACCAACCCCGACATGCTGCACCAGGCGATCCTGCCGCACCATGCGCGCTGGGCCAAGTTCTTCTCCCATCTGCAGTATGTCGTGGTGGACGAAGTCCATGCCTACCGCGGCGTGTTCGGCTCGCACCTGGCGAACGTCATGCGGCGGCTGCAGCGCATCTGCCGTCACCACGGCTGCGATCCGCAGTTCGTGTGCTGCTCGGCGACGATCGCCAACCCGGTCGAGCACGCCTCGCGCATCACGGGGCAAGCGATGGAGCTGGTGGATGATGACGGCTCACCGCGGGGGGCTAAGCGGTTCGTGCTGTGGAACCCGCCGGTGATCGGGGAGGTGGCCGCGGAGGGGCCGGCTACTAGCCGGCCCGCCGTTCGGGCCTCAGACGCCCTACCCGACGCGAAGGACGAGGCGCAGAGAACGGCGGGCCGGATACTGTCCGGCCCCTCCAACGTCAACGTCACCGCCGGGGGCGAGCGGCGGGGGCCCATTGGTGAGGCCATTGAGCTGCTCACCAACCTCGTGCGCGAGGAGATCCAGACCATTGCCTTCGTCCGTACGCGGCTGGCGGCGGAGCTGATCTCGCGCGGGGCGCGAGACAACCTCAGCCATGTCTCGCCGCGGTTTTCTGAGAAGGTGCAGGCCTACCGCGGTGGCTATCTGCCCGAGGAGCGGCGCGAGATCGAGCGGCGGCTGGCCTCCGGCGACATCCTCGGCGTGGCCAGCACCAACGCCCTCGAGTTGGGCATTGACATCGGCAGCCTCGATGCGTGTCTGATGGTCGGCTACCCCGGCACGATCGCCAGTGCATGGCAGCAGGCCGGGCGTGCGGGGCGCGGTGCTGACGAGGCTCTCGTGTTCCTCATCGCCGACAACGCGCCCATTGATCAGTACCTCATGCAGCACGGGGAGTACCTGTTCGCCAAGAACCCCGAGCAGGCGGTCATTGACCCGGACAACCCGCATGTGGCCATCGGCCACCTGAAGAGCGCGCTGTACGAGCTGCCGGTGCCGGACGACGAGGTCGGTCTGTTCGGGGAGTACGCCGAGGCGCTCCTGGAGATCCTGGAGGAGCAGAAGCTGGTGCGCCACCTGGGGGGGCGGTGGTACTGGGCGAATGAGGAGTACCCGGCGGCGCAGGTCAACCTGCGCAACATCGGCGGACCGGTGTACAACATTCTTGACGCCAGCAGCGACAACCGCGTCATCGGGACGATGGACGAGGTGAGCGCCTTCTCGCAGCTCCACAAGCACGCGGTCTATCTGCACGATGCGCAGAGCTACCTCGTGACCGACCTGGACATCCCCAACGCCAGCGCCTATGTCGAGCGGCGCGACCTGGACTACTACACGCAGGCGGTCACCAGCTCGCGCCTGCAGATCCAGGACACCGACGAGGAGCGGCAGTGGCACGAGGGCACCCTCGGCCTGGGTCCGGTCACGGTCACGACGACCATCCCGATGTTCAAGAAGGTCAAGTACCACTCGCGCGACAGCCTGGGGTTCGAGCACCTGGAGATGCCGCCGCAGATCCTGGAGACGGTATCGCTGTGGCTGGCCCCGCCCGACGCCTGCCTGGACGCGGTGCGGAAGCACCAGCTCGTGCCGGCCGAGGGACTGATCGGCATCGCGAACTGCATGGTGGAAGTCGCGCCGATGTTCGTGATGTGCGATGTGCAGGACGTCGGGGTCGTGGTGGACGCCAGCAACCTGGGGCGTGACGCGCTCTTCCTGTACGACCGCTACCCCGGCGGCATGGGCTACGCGGAGCGCTGTGCCGACGCGATGGAGCGCCTGGTGGCGGCCGTGCATGAGGTCATCAGCAACTGCCCGTGTGAGGACGGGTGCCCGTCATGCGTGGGGGCGGCGTTGCCGTCGTTCGCGCTCACGGACATTGATAGCGGGACCCGGGGTCGCATCCCCGACAAGCAGGCGGCGCTGGTCATCACGCACCATCTGCTGGGGCTGGAGCCGTACGTACCAAAGGCGCGGCCCGAGACAGGTGAGGCGGGGGAGGCAGTGGAGGAGCCGCCGGTGGCCGAGCAGGCGCCGGAGCCACCCAAGCCCCTGGACATGCGACGGCGACTGTCGGAGATCGAGCGGAAGCGCAAACAGGAGTGA
- a CDS encoding corrinoid protein has product MDSAEILQGLKDAVIAMDEDRARELAEQALARGMDAYNTIMQGLAPGMAVVSEKYDHEEYFVPEILICADAMYAALEVLRPHLNPATMPHQGKVVIGVVAGDIHDIGKNIVRMMLEGAGLEVHDLGRDVPVAQFADEAERIGADIIALSTLMSTTMESMRQVVQELERRGTRDRFKVIIGGGPLSTAFAERIGADAYGRDAAEAVRLVQRLLSADPEAQEASHVAS; this is encoded by the coding sequence ATGGACAGTGCCGAGATACTGCAGGGCCTCAAGGACGCCGTCATCGCGATGGATGAGGACCGGGCGCGTGAACTGGCCGAGCAAGCACTGGCGCGGGGGATGGATGCCTATAACACGATCATGCAGGGCCTGGCGCCGGGCATGGCCGTGGTCAGCGAGAAGTACGACCACGAGGAGTACTTCGTCCCCGAGATCCTGATCTGCGCCGACGCGATGTATGCGGCCCTGGAGGTGCTCCGGCCGCACCTGAACCCGGCGACCATGCCGCACCAGGGCAAAGTCGTCATCGGCGTCGTGGCCGGGGACATCCATGACATCGGCAAGAACATCGTGCGGATGATGCTGGAGGGGGCGGGGCTGGAGGTACACGACCTCGGACGCGACGTGCCGGTCGCGCAGTTCGCCGATGAGGCGGAACGCATCGGCGCCGACATCATTGCCCTGTCCACGCTGATGAGCACGACCATGGAGAGCATGCGCCAGGTCGTGCAGGAGTTGGAGCGGCGCGGCACCCGCGACCGCTTCAAGGTCATCATCGGCGGCGGCCCGCTCTCCACGGCGTTCGCCGAGAGGATCGGGGCCGACGCCTATGGCCGCGACGCCGCCGAGGCTGTCCGCCTGGTGCAGAGACTACTCTCTGCCGACCCCGAGGCGCAGGAGGCTTCCCATGTCGCCAGCTAG
- the selD gene encoding selenide, water dikinase SelD, which produces MIDLERRRRVMARSIKLGHCICNPRKPCPCDVFQEHNVCQCAGEKLPDLAADVPLTSLVKNAGCASKISQTDLKQALATLPSLDDPRVLVGSNTGDDAGVFQLDAETALVQTVDVFTPGVDDPYTFGQIAAANSVSDVYAMGGRPLSALAIIGFPVESLDLSMMTEIMRGGTDKLAEAGVPVIGGHSINDLDVKFGFAVTGLIHPQRLITNAAARPGDVLILTKPLGVGIIAFAAQLGRATPEAQAEAAHWMTLLNRAASELMVEAGVACATDVTGFGLLGHLSEMVAQSGVTAEITAADVPVLPVALDYARQSLVSGGAERNREHARQFLQLEGDVAEELLHVLHDPQTSGGLLMCAPAEGAEALLARLHETGHTYAAIIGRITEPSEGKIIVKQTEGQPEKRSCCAASAEELPSCCCSEPAEAPSACCAGRDGAEGEPCCAAQAAAGEGTNEAASLFGIFMEEANRPGALDLQQKELLSVALSIVTKCEPCLKIHLNKARQSGLTEAQIEEAVWLAVQFGGAPAMMFYRSVTDR; this is translated from the coding sequence ATGATTGATCTCGAACGCCGCCGCCGCGTCATGGCGCGGTCCATCAAGCTGGGGCACTGCATCTGCAACCCCAGGAAGCCGTGCCCGTGCGATGTGTTCCAGGAGCACAACGTCTGCCAGTGCGCGGGCGAGAAGCTGCCCGACCTGGCGGCCGATGTGCCCCTGACCAGCCTCGTCAAGAACGCCGGGTGCGCCTCGAAGATCAGCCAGACGGACCTCAAGCAGGCCCTGGCCACGCTCCCGTCGCTGGACGACCCGCGCGTACTCGTGGGCTCGAACACCGGTGACGATGCGGGCGTCTTCCAGCTCGACGCCGAGACGGCGCTCGTGCAGACCGTGGATGTCTTCACCCCCGGCGTGGATGACCCGTACACCTTCGGTCAGATCGCGGCGGCGAACTCGGTCAGCGATGTCTATGCGATGGGCGGCCGCCCGCTGAGCGCCCTCGCCATCATCGGCTTCCCCGTCGAGAGCCTGGACCTGTCCATGATGACGGAGATCATGCGCGGCGGGACGGACAAGCTCGCCGAGGCGGGCGTACCCGTGATCGGGGGGCACAGCATCAACGACCTCGACGTGAAGTTCGGCTTTGCCGTGACCGGCCTGATCCACCCGCAGCGTCTCATCACCAACGCCGCCGCGCGCCCGGGCGATGTGCTCATCCTGACCAAGCCGCTGGGCGTCGGCATCATCGCCTTCGCCGCGCAGCTCGGCCGCGCCACGCCCGAGGCCCAGGCCGAGGCCGCCCACTGGATGACGCTCCTGAACCGCGCGGCCTCGGAGCTGATGGTCGAGGCCGGCGTCGCCTGCGCCACGGATGTCACGGGCTTCGGGCTGCTGGGCCACCTGAGCGAGATGGTGGCGCAAAGTGGTGTCACCGCGGAGATCACCGCTGCCGACGTGCCCGTCCTGCCGGTGGCGCTGGACTACGCGCGCCAGAGTCTCGTCTCGGGCGGCGCGGAGCGCAACCGCGAGCACGCCCGTCAGTTCCTGCAGCTCGAGGGCGACGTGGCCGAGGAGCTGCTGCACGTGTTGCATGACCCGCAGACTTCCGGCGGGCTGCTCATGTGCGCGCCCGCCGAGGGCGCGGAGGCCCTGCTGGCGCGGCTGCACGAGACGGGCCACACCTACGCCGCGATCATCGGGCGGATCACCGAACCGTCGGAAGGGAAGATCATCGTGAAGCAGACCGAGGGGCAGCCTGAGAAGCGATCGTGCTGTGCCGCCAGTGCCGAGGAGCTGCCGTCGTGCTGCTGCAGCGAACCGGCTGAGGCGCCCTCAGCCTGCTGCGCCGGGCGGGATGGAGCCGAGGGGGAGCCGTGCTGCGCCGCCCAGGCCGCCGCCGGCGAGGGGACCAACGAGGCGGCCTCGCTGTTTGGCATCTTCATGGAAGAGGCCAACCGTCCCGGCGCGCTGGACCTGCAGCAGAAGGAACTGCTCAGCGTGGCCCTGTCCATCGTGACCAAGTGCGAGCCCTGCCTGAAGATCCACCTGAATAAGGCGCGCCAGTCCGGGCTGACCGAGGCGCAGATCGAGGAGGCGGTGTGGCTGGCCGTGCAGTTCGGCGGCGCCCCGGCGATGATGTTCTACCGGTCGGTGACGGACCGGTAG
- a CDS encoding uroporphyrinogen decarboxylase family protein, which produces MSPASMTPKERFLAFLQGQPVDRLLCVPLILNHANRAAGLTVSQTCQNGPALGRAHADCYRKYGQDMVTLFTDTSLLAEAMGTKLKHFDDDAPRVETPVVQSPDDVARVHMPDPHSDGRLPVFLEAIRTANAEVGAEVFVACCFAMPFTVAAALMGTDVFVKATRKAPELAHRLLEMATEAALRFTDAVIAAGGVPVPVDPVASCSVIGPRQYAEFARPYTQRILERIAAAGLPPVLHICGHSHLIWDQMVDGGAAVLSLDKVDLAQAKAAVGARCCLMGNVPPAEVLLYGTPELVAQTTLAGIRAAADSPGGYIVASGCEVPLATPEENIHAMLQTVREYGKPG; this is translated from the coding sequence ATGTCGCCAGCTAGCATGACTCCCAAAGAGCGCTTCCTCGCCTTCTTGCAGGGCCAGCCGGTGGACCGCCTGCTGTGCGTCCCGCTGATCCTCAACCATGCCAACCGCGCGGCCGGTCTGACCGTGAGCCAGACGTGCCAGAACGGCCCGGCGCTGGGCCGCGCCCATGCCGACTGCTACCGCAAGTACGGCCAGGACATGGTGACTCTCTTCACCGACACCTCACTCCTCGCCGAGGCCATGGGCACGAAGCTGAAGCACTTCGACGACGACGCGCCCCGAGTCGAGACGCCGGTGGTGCAGTCGCCGGACGACGTGGCCAGGGTGCACATGCCCGACCCGCACAGCGACGGTCGCCTGCCCGTGTTCCTCGAGGCCATCCGGACCGCCAACGCCGAGGTCGGGGCAGAGGTCTTCGTCGCCTGTTGCTTCGCGATGCCGTTCACGGTTGCGGCGGCGCTCATGGGCACCGATGTCTTCGTGAAGGCGACCCGCAAGGCGCCGGAGCTGGCGCACCGCTTGCTGGAGATGGCCACGGAGGCGGCGCTGCGCTTCACCGATGCGGTCATCGCCGCCGGGGGCGTCCCGGTGCCGGTGGACCCGGTCGCCTCGTGCAGCGTCATTGGCCCCCGGCAGTACGCCGAGTTCGCCCGGCCCTACACGCAGCGCATCCTGGAGCGGATCGCCGCGGCCGGCCTGCCGCCGGTCCTGCACATCTGCGGCCATTCGCACCTGATCTGGGACCAGATGGTGGACGGTGGCGCCGCAGTGCTGAGCCTGGACAAGGTGGATCTGGCCCAGGCCAAGGCGGCGGTCGGCGCCCGCTGCTGCCTGATGGGCAACGTGCCCCCGGCCGAGGTGCTGCTCTATGGCACGCCGGAGCTGGTGGCGCAGACGACGCTCGCAGGCATCCGCGCCGCCGCCGATAGCCCCGGCGGCTACATCGTCGCCAGCGGCTGCGAAGTCCCCCTCGCCACACCCGAGGAGAACATCCACGCGATGCTCCAGACGGTGCGCGAGTACGGGAAGCCGGGCTAG
- the selA gene encoding L-seryl-tRNA(Sec) selenium transferase produces the protein MNELLRQLPSVDRLLNEPAVQDLVAAHGHGHVVHVLRRVLDDMRAEIIAGKLAEAAPETVGALLVERLQAALRPSLRHAINAAGIILHTGLGRALLPPAAVDAVHDTIRGYCTLATDLPRGRRMSRDEHYQDLLCALTGAEAATVVNNNAAATMLILNTLAQGREVIISRGQLVEIGGAFRMPEVMAMSGAIMREVGTTNKTHLRDYESAIGENTGAIMRVHQSNYRILGFTAEPDIAELAALGRRHNLPVVDDLGSGALVDLRPFGLGPEPLVQESLQAGATVACFSGDKLVGGPQCGIIAGTREVVERLKKNPLARALRIGKMTAAALEATLKLFLDPQTLCEKHPTYRMMSQPLDALQRRAEAMLSALSEAPAEAAALSAQRGETEIGSGAAPIEKLPSWTLSVAPGPVSADELARRLRAHEPPIFTRIQHEAVVLDFRTIQPDEDAVVTRALAGLLRSL, from the coding sequence ATGAACGAGCTTCTGCGACAACTGCCCTCGGTGGACCGGCTGCTCAACGAGCCCGCCGTGCAGGACCTGGTCGCGGCCCACGGTCACGGGCACGTCGTCCATGTGCTGCGGCGCGTGCTGGACGACATGCGGGCGGAGATCATCGCCGGCAAGCTGGCCGAGGCGGCACCTGAGACCGTCGGGGCGCTGCTGGTGGAGCGTCTGCAGGCTGCCCTGCGCCCGTCGCTGCGCCACGCCATCAACGCCGCCGGCATCATCCTGCACACGGGCCTGGGGCGCGCGCTGCTCCCGCCGGCTGCCGTGGACGCGGTGCACGACACCATCCGGGGCTACTGCACCCTCGCCACCGACCTACCGCGCGGCCGCCGCATGTCGCGGGATGAGCACTACCAGGACCTACTCTGCGCGCTGACAGGCGCCGAGGCGGCCACCGTGGTCAACAACAACGCGGCGGCCACGATGCTCATCCTCAACACGCTGGCGCAGGGGCGGGAGGTCATCATCTCGCGCGGGCAACTCGTGGAGATCGGCGGGGCCTTCCGCATGCCCGAAGTCATGGCCATGAGCGGCGCGATCATGCGCGAGGTCGGCACGACGAACAAGACCCACCTCCGCGACTACGAGAGCGCCATCGGCGAGAACACCGGCGCGATCATGCGCGTGCACCAGAGCAACTACCGCATCCTGGGCTTCACCGCCGAGCCCGACATCGCCGAACTGGCCGCGCTGGGCCGGCGGCACAACCTGCCGGTCGTGGACGACCTGGGCAGCGGCGCGCTGGTGGACCTGCGCCCGTTCGGGCTGGGGCCGGAACCGCTCGTGCAGGAGAGCCTGCAGGCCGGCGCGACCGTCGCCTGCTTCAGCGGCGACAAGCTCGTCGGAGGGCCGCAGTGTGGCATCATTGCGGGCACGCGTGAGGTCGTCGAGCGCCTCAAGAAGAACCCGCTCGCCCGCGCCCTGCGCATCGGCAAGATGACGGCGGCGGCGCTGGAGGCGACGCTCAAGCTGTTCCTCGACCCGCAGACGCTGTGTGAGAAGCACCCGACGTACCGCATGATGTCACAGCCTCTCGATGCCCTGCAGCGCCGCGCCGAGGCCATGCTCTCCGCCCTGTCCGAGGCGCCGGCCGAGGCGGCCGCGCTGTCGGCGCAGCGCGGCGAGACCGAGATCGGCAGCGGCGCCGCCCCGATCGAGAAGCTGCCGAGCTGGACGCTGTCCGTGGCGCCCGGCCCCGTGAGCGCCGACGAGCTGGCTCGCCGCCTGCGCGCGCACGAGCCACCCATCTTCACCCGCATCCAACACGAGGCCGTCGTGCTGGACTTCCGCACGATACAGCCCGACGAGGATGCGGTCGTCACCCGGGCCCTCGCAGGACTGCTGCGCAGCCTGTAG